The Lacticaseibacillus rhamnosus DNA window AAATGCCCAGTCGGACTTGGTGCATAACGCACCCGAATTGGTCGATCTGCCAATGTCTTAGCCTCCATTTTCTGTAAACATGCACTGATAGTGTACCACAGAAGGGCAAACGATGGACGGGTCCGGGTGCAATTGGCACCTACTTAATTAGCTAATTCGTTGACCGTCAACGCAAAAATCTTTAGACTGTTATCAGGCTCAGAACAAGGCTTAATTACCCTTGTTCTTTGTTTAGCGGATTGGATGGCACACACCCCTCAACATTCTTTGAACGCGGAGGTGATAGCCATGCCAAAATCAGGAGACGAAAGGGTTTCGCCGCATTGGACGTGGCGTCGATTATCGTCGCGCTTGCCATACTGGTTACCAGAATGGCCAAAGCTTACGCGATAATCAAAAAAGCTAACCGTAGAGGCTAGCTTTTACCCAAAGTCATCTGTGAACTGCGTCGAGGTCATCAGGGCACCACCTGATGGCCTCTTTTCAACGCCATTATTATACCTTGGATGTTAACAAATCGTCAAGAACGACCAGACCCTTCCTTATCAGACGTCAGCTTATCAGATTGAAGCCAATTACAGCACTCGCTGAACCTGCTCGGCTTTAGTCGCTAACTTGTCGGTTGCGCATCGTCCGTTGCCATAGCCAGTAAACAAGTCCCACGATCAAAAGTGACTGGCCAACCAGCAGGAATTCTTCAACGGTCACACTCAACGCACCCACTTGTGTCAGTGCCGCGGGAAAGTCGATGAAAGCATGTAACCCGATCGGAACCAATAGCCAGAACCATTGCTTCCGTTTAACGATAAGCAACCAAACCACAACGGAAAGGGCAATCTGTACGGCTAATGCCATGATCCGTTCCAGCAACGACAGCGAAACTGTCCACGCACTCATACCCGTTAACTGTTTCACTACCGCGGTGATAGCGGACCGCGAGCTGGCAGGCGTTTGGCTTAATACCTTCTCAATTGATCCGCTATTGATCAACATGGCAAAAAGATAGTTACTGAGCACTGTCATACTCCCAACCAGAATCATCTCCAAGCCGCCATGTCCTAAGCCATACAGGAATGGCGTCTCAGGATCGTTAATTTTATCGGGAATACGCTTTTGGATAAACTTGAAGCCCAAAAACCGGCCAACTTCTTCAAAGACACCGGCCAAAAGCGCGCCATAAAGTGCATAAGCCCAAGGTGTGTGCTGAAACTGCCGGGCAATTCCACGAAACGGGCCTTCTAGTACACCCGCAAATAGGAAGAAGATTCCCATCCCGATGAAGAAGATTTTAGTCGCCCCTTTTTTGGGATGACTTCGCCGCTTAATAACCCAAACTGCCAGCCCAATCGGCAACGCTAAGCAGATGAGCATTTGAATCAACATCATGGTCACGGCTGATTGGCTGACCATTTGATTATTCACAACTTTTTCCATTCGCTTTTACCTCTCAATCAAACCAGAATGCTAAGAGCACAATACCAAGGATCAATACCAGTGTTAGTCCCATTAAGACCCAACTGATCGGCCGAGCCATATTCAATGTAAACCCAATGCCGATGCGCTTCTCGACAAAAATGGCTGGGTCGCCGGGATTGTAGTAAAAAACACCACCGATCCAATGCTGATTGTCGTTCAGTACCTTGCCTTTTGCATCCAGTTTACGCGTGCCAGCAATATAAGCCATGGGCAGTAACATAACCGAGACCAGCGTCAGGGTCGCGGTGAGAATCACGTTAAGCCACTGCCAGTCGCTAGACATTGCCGGTAACATCAGCTGTAAGACCAGCAGGCTTTGTGAGAGGAAGCCAATTAAAAGCAGATAGTACAAAATAGCGTTACGCACGCGCCCGGATCGCGGTTCGGCATCCGGATTACCACGAACCGTACCACGTGCTCGACGGGTCAAATAAAAAGCGGTTAATAAGATCAGCGTTTCGATGCCCAACGCCATTAAAAGCACGATGGTATCTGCGGAAGGCTGGCGGAAACCCAGAAAAATAGCCAGCAAGCATTGTGGCAACAGAACCAGACCCGCTGCGGCCGGGACCAGTGTTTGCGGCTTTAGGTTTGCCAAGTCAATTGTCACTTGATGGTTAGTCAACGCCTGATCTGCATGTAATTGCTGCATCAATTGTTTACTTTTCCGGTGACCAGCAATGATTAATACACCATTAAGGCTCACTGTCGCTAAAGTAGCGGCAATTTGAATCCAGGCAAGGGTCACTGACGACAATGCCCAAATAGCCACGGCCCCGCCTGCCAAAACGGCAATCACCACTGCGCCTAACGACGAAGCAACTAGATAACGCCGTCGCAATGTCACTGCTTCAGGACGTTGCCAAATTGATGTGCGTGCGTAAACAACGCCGAAGAGAACATTGCGGCGCGACAGCCATGGCAGCATCGCCTGAATGGCAACAAGCACAAGCCAGGTTATGACAAGGATCAAAATTTCTGCTTTCATCTATCTTCACTCCCCGTTAATTGGTCGTACAGCTGATCAATCATTTTATGCACCGTGCTACGGTCAAGGTTCCGCGCCACTGCTTCGGCAACGACTTTTTCAAGTGCTGGCCGCAAAACATTCTCGACAGCTTGTTCAGGGGCGCCGCGTGATTGGACCACCGCACCGCGTCCTCGTTGTATGACTACGAAGCCTTCTTGTTGCAACGCTTGATAGGCTTTGTTCACTGTGTGCAAGTTGACACCCAGCTCATTTCCCAGTGCGCGAATAGAAGGCAACACGGTTCCATTTGCGAGCGTGCCAGTCGCGATACCATTCACAATAGCATCGCGAATTTGTTGATAAAGCGGTACTTTAGAAGCCAAATCAATTGTCAAACGCACAAACCCGCCTTCTTCCCGTTACACTTGTTCTACATCATGTATAACACTCGTGCAAAAAAAGGTCAACGAATTTTGGCTAAATTGCCGCCGCTCGACTTTTTTTATTATAAGTACCCTAAACGACGCCTTTTTTACCGCATTAAAATCGGCGTACCAATTTGTGCGAGTTGATCATCATGCGTAATCGCAATCACCAACCGCGTTTTTGCCAGCTCCTGCAGCAAGTGAATCACATCCGCTTTGATTTCCGGGTAAATATTCGCGGTAGGTTCATCTAAAACATAGGTCGTGGCGTGTTCCTTGCTCAAGGCCTTTAGAAGTCGAACCAGTTGCAACTCGCCACTTGAAAGAATATCGACTTTTTTATCTAGTAAATTGAATATGTTGAAATTAGGCGAATGGAACACCTGAGTAAAATGCTTCGGTTCTTCATTTAAAAATGCCGCCACATTGCGACAGTCATCGGCTAAGTATTCGCCAACTGTCAGATGCGGGCTAGGTACATCTTGAAATAAAAACCCAATTTGCTCGCGCCGCACTTTTGTCAAGTCGACTTGCGCCGCATTAAGCCCATTTATCAGCACATCGCCCGTCATTTCAGGTTGGTAAATTCCGGTAATGGTTCGAACAAAAGTCGTTTTCCCAATCCCATTGTCGCCGGAAATAACATAAAGTCCGGGCGTCCGAAATGAAACATTCATGTTCTTGGCATAAAACATCTCATCGTTACTTGGCTGCTGGGAAAACCTTCTGACATTGAATCCTTTTACCTCAATGGAGTGAATCCCATTCACTTGTCCGGTCCCTTTTTCATCAGGCGCAATGCTTAGAATTTGTCGCATGCGTGCAAGCGAAGCCCGGTATGCTTCCGTGCCCATTGCTACCGTCAGCAGCTGGTCAACCGAATTTAACAATTGACTGAAATATTGCAAAATAATCGAGAAAAAGCCAATGGTAATCTGTCCATTGAGCACTGCAAATCCGCCGACTAAGAAGAAACAGGTTTGAAAGATCAACTGAATACTGATTTGCGAAGCCGACATCGTAAACCGAATCCAGAAATCTTTGATATAAGTCTGGAATAGCCCTGCTTCAACCCGGTTCAAGCGCTTTGCTTCGTTCTGAAAACTACCAGCACCTTTAATTTCAATATAACGACCGATAAAATCATTGCGCGCCGTGAAGTATTCGTTTTGCTTGTTCTTAACTCGCAAGCTGATCGCGTAGATTTTCTGGTGGAAGACAACGTAAATCACAAAATAAATCGGGACAAAGATTGCCATCATGCCAAAAATTTTAGCATCTGCTTTCATGACATAAAGAGCAATGGTCACTGTTGAAACGATAATGCCAATGAGCCGTACCATAGTATCCGCAAAGAAGCCGACAATTTCGTTGACGTCATCGTTTATGCAGGAACTCAAGGTAGTCGGACTCCAGGTCAGGATTGCGAGGGTCTTCTTAGTAAACAAGCACGCCAAAATACTGCGATTCATCGCTAGGATTGTTCGCCGTCGCGTCAGGATCTGAATACGATTCTGAAAATAGGAAACGATCAGCCGCGACAGCCCGATTCCTAGAATGATTAGCAATAAGGTGACAAATAAGGTGCGATCGTGACTGTACACAAGGCTATCTAACAATTTACCTTCTAGATAAGTCCCGCCAGTGATTAAACTGGTTCCGGCCACTGCCAGTAAAATTAATGCGATGAAGGAAGCCGTCCGTTTTTTCAGAACATGTTTAATGATGGGTGGCATAGGCGTACCTCTGTTTCACGTTTGACGTGTTTCGACTGGTTCTGCAAAAAGGTCCGGGTTCTGTCCGGAAAAAACATAGCATTGTTACATCGTCCTGACATTCTCGCCGCATAGACAACTATTTACTGAAACAGAACTAGCTTGTCAGGATAATTTGTTTGTACCTGTCTTCATGTGATTCGTCAACGATTTACTTAATACTAATGCCATTATCAAATATTTCTTTAATTTTATAACTTAATCTTTTGCTTAGTAACTGAGGCAGCAATTTTTGTGATCGTGTTCTTTTTACGTTTGCCAATCAATTATGAATCCTAACCAGTTGTTTCTTTTTGCTTGTTGACCAGGCTGATATTCTCATGGCCGAATTTTAGAATATGTAAAGTCGTTTTTTCATTTCAATTTGTCAACTTTTCGCCACCAAAAAAATCGGTCCTCAAATACTGAGAACCGATTTTGCTTAATCTCCATGTAGCTGATTTAGATTTACTTTCAACCATCACTGGCGCTTCGCCTTACGAAACAGCTGCGTCGAACCAAGGCCCATAAGTGATAACAACGCTAAACCCACTGCTGCAATACCGTACTCGTGCTTTTCGTTAGTATTAGGTAACCGTCGCTGAGCACTTGGCGTTATGACTTCAGTTGTGGCAGACTGGCTGCTGGTTGATGGTACCGTTGATGTTTCCGGCGTTGTTGGCGTAACTGGAATAGCCGGTTTCGTATAGACAAAGCTGACAACCAATCCGGTATCTTTAGGAAAAGTTCCTGATGCTGCAGCACTATCAGCTGCCAGGCGCACATACCGGTAACCGTTAATCGTGATCGGACCGGTCGTATAAGCCGATCCACTCTGACCTGTCAACACTTTGTTAGGTGCTAATTCGTTACCATTTTCGTCAACATAACGAACCGTGACCGATCCTTGTGTGGCTGGCACCTGCTTGTAAACAAAGGTAACGATCACATTGCCGTTGATAAAGGCATTACCAGCCGGCGCACTGCCTTGGGCCACACGGGAAAAGGCATAGTCGCTAATCTCAATGGGCCGGGCTTCATATAAATCACCAACTTGACCCGTCAGCGTCTTATCAGGGGCGATGCGCTTGCCAGCCTCATCCACAAATCTTTCCGTCACGCTTCCTTGCGCTGCCGGTTTTTCTGTATAAACAAAAGTCACCGTCTGCGGATTAGCAGTAAAGCTTCCTTTTTCAGGCGCACTGTTTGCAGCCAGATGCGCATATTCATAATTTTTGACGTTCGCTGGCACGGCAGTATACGAACCACCGACTGTCCCTATCAGGGTTGTGGCTGGTGCGATTTCATTGCCATGTTCATCAACATACTTCACATTCACCGTTCTTTGAGCTACAGGGACTTTTGTATAAACCAAGGTAACTGTCAAAGTGCCTTTACTAAAGGTTCCGTTAATTGGCGCACTGCCATTAGCCAACTTTGTATATTGATAATTGGCAATCGTCGCTGGTTTAATTGTGTACACTTTTCCAACTTCACCTTGAAGAATCATGTCTTTAACAAGCGTGTTCCCAGCATCATCAACACACTTCACCACAACTTCATTGCTGCTCGTTGGCGAATCAGCGTTCATTGTTTGCTGATTATTTAAATTCAATTCTTGCCCAAGCGTTGCCGGTTGCACGGCCAATGTGGCTGTCCTAGTCGCCATTGAGCTCGCCTTAACTTGATTAGGTTGATGCCCGATAGCCAACGCAAAGACACCAATTAAAGCTACCAGCCATAGCTTTCCTGACTTATATAATCTATAACGAGTCTTCTCTTCTCCAAATAAACGCAATGGTCTTGCCCCTCTTTCGTGATCCAGCCGAAAACTTTTTCAACTGAAAACAACAAAAACAGCTGCTCATACATTCACTTGTATTGTAGCATTAATTAGTTTTTAAAGAGTTATCAGCTACACCTTAGCATGCCAATAAAGCCGCTACGTCAGCGTTTCATAAACTTTATCAATAAAATATCGGAGTTCCAATTTTCTTTTTGAATACACACTGATATGGCATTCAGCGTTGATTCATGCTTCTAGATGGTTGACACTGCTTTTTGATACCGTTGTTCTGATAATTAATTTGAATTCCGTTTTTTAAAAATGAACAAACCGGCGAGTAAGAAGCAACCAATATAAACGACATACCCGACAGTGATTTGACCAAGTGTTAATTGGGTCATCCTAGACAGCTGTTGATTGCCAATTTGTTCTCCTAAATTCAGCATGTTGACGGGATTCCATTTTAGCCATGGGTGTTGATCAATCATCATGAACATTAACTGGTTAAAGATGGAAATGACAAAATAGGCGCTGATGCCGACAATAATCGCTGGTGTTGAGTTTTCAAACAATGTAGCGATAAGTTCGACAAAGCATAACAAGAACAATAAGGTCAAAAACGTGGCAACGATATTCAGTGACCATAGCTGCCAAACGTGTGCATTTAAGGCAAACTGATTGTTGAGCACTAAAATTTTGATGATGACACTCATGCATGCGCTACTGACGTACAACAAAATGACACCAATCAATAAAGCCAGCCACTTACTCAGCAAAATTTGCGCAAATGAATATTGCCGATACAGCAATGTTTTCAATGTCCCATACTGGATTTCCGAAGAGAGTTGCGTACTCCCCACTGCGATCATATAAAACACGATTAACACTGGTGCAAAAAAATTACTGACGAAAGTGGCCTTAATATTTAATAAATTTGGATACTTCATAGCAATCAGGGCAACTGCTAATTGAAAGCAAAAAAGTAAAATAATAAAAACTACAAGTGAGGGACGTTTCATGAGTTTGTAGATCTCTTGCTTAAGTAAAGTTATCACTTTAAAGCACCTCCGAATCAATGTTCTGGTCTTCCAGAACCGCCAACAATGAACTTTCTAAATCACCTTGTGTCTCCGTGATTCGATTGATTTTCAGTTGGTGGTCCCACAAGATTTTGAGTAACGCATTGATTGAAGTAGCCGAATCCAACTTCACCTTTAGAGCAGATGCCGTTTGCTGAACTTCATAGCCGTGCTGTTTCAAGGTACGCTGAGCAACATGATCGTGATCGGTTTGAATTAACAAGAAACGTTGATTGGCGGCCAATATGGCTTCCGTGGTGGCGTTGGCGACGATATGACCCTGTTTAATAATAACCACATCATCCACGATTTTCTGCAGCTCACTTAAGATATGACTGGAAATCAAGAAACTGACCCCTTGCGCCTTTTGTTGCAAAATTAATTTGCGCAGTGTCATGGTTGCTTCCGGATCTAAGCCATTCATCGGTTCATCCAAAATCACCAATTCCGGCTGATTAAGGAAGGCTAGCGCAATGCCTAGCTTTTGACGCATCCCCAATGAATATTTTTTGGCTTTGACGTCCACAAATTGTTCCAGTTGAAGGGCTGCGACAATGGCATCGACTTTTGCCTTTCGATTTGTACCGTTTGCAAAAAGTGTCAACTGCTCGCGCCCGGTCAGATAAGGATAAAGACCGGGATATTCAATCAACGCGCCTACGTTTACCAAAGGCTTATGTTCATTCATGGATATTGGCGCATCATTCAAGCTGATGTGGCCAGCAAATGACGAAATGCCCAAGATTGCTTTCATAATCGTTGTTTTACCGGCACCAT harbors:
- a CDS encoding YhfC family intramembrane metalloprotease, producing MEKVVNNQMVSQSAVTMMLIQMLICLALPIGLAVWVIKRRSHPKKGATKIFFIGMGIFFLFAGVLEGPFRGIARQFQHTPWAYALYGALLAGVFEEVGRFLGFKFIQKRIPDKINDPETPFLYGLGHGGLEMILVGSMTVLSNYLFAMLINSGSIEKVLSQTPASSRSAITAVVKQLTGMSAWTVSLSLLERIMALAVQIALSVVVWLLIVKRKQWFWLLVPIGLHAFIDFPAALTQVGALSVTVEEFLLVGQSLLIVGLVYWLWQRTMRNRQVSD
- a CDS encoding DUF5808 domain-containing protein, which codes for MKAEILILVITWLVLVAIQAMLPWLSRRNVLFGVVYARTSIWQRPEAVTLRRRYLVASSLGAVVIAVLAGGAVAIWALSSVTLAWIQIAATLATVSLNGVLIIAGHRKSKQLMQQLHADQALTNHQVTIDLANLKPQTLVPAAAGLVLLPQCLLAIFLGFRQPSADTIVLLMALGIETLILLTAFYLTRRARGTVRGNPDAEPRSGRVRNAILYYLLLIGFLSQSLLVLQLMLPAMSSDWQWLNVILTATLTLVSVMLLPMAYIAGTRKLDAKGKVLNDNQHWIGGVFYYNPGDPAIFVEKRIGIGFTLNMARPISWVLMGLTLVLILGIVLLAFWFD
- a CDS encoding GntR family transcriptional regulator, whose translation is MRLTIDLASKVPLYQQIRDAIVNGIATGTLANGTVLPSIRALGNELGVNLHTVNKAYQALQQEGFVVIQRGRGAVVQSRGAPEQAVENVLRPALEKVVAEAVARNLDRSTVHKMIDQLYDQLTGSEDR
- a CDS encoding ATP-binding cassette domain-containing protein; translation: MPPIIKHVLKKRTASFIALILLAVAGTSLITGGTYLEGKLLDSLVYSHDRTLFVTLLLIILGIGLSRLIVSYFQNRIQILTRRRTILAMNRSILACLFTKKTLAILTWSPTTLSSCINDDVNEIVGFFADTMVRLIGIIVSTVTIALYVMKADAKIFGMMAIFVPIYFVIYVVFHQKIYAISLRVKNKQNEYFTARNDFIGRYIEIKGAGSFQNEAKRLNRVEAGLFQTYIKDFWIRFTMSASQISIQLIFQTCFFLVGGFAVLNGQITIGFFSIILQYFSQLLNSVDQLLTVAMGTEAYRASLARMRQILSIAPDEKGTGQVNGIHSIEVKGFNVRRFSQQPSNDEMFYAKNMNVSFRTPGLYVISGDNGIGKTTFVRTITGIYQPEMTGDVLINGLNAAQVDLTKVRREQIGFLFQDVPSPHLTVGEYLADDCRNVAAFLNEEPKHFTQVFHSPNFNIFNLLDKKVDILSSGELQLVRLLKALSKEHATTYVLDEPTANIYPEIKADVIHLLQELAKTRLVIAITHDDQLAQIGTPILMR
- a CDS encoding MucBP domain-containing protein; the protein is MRLFGEEKTRYRLYKSGKLWLVALIGVFALAIGHQPNQVKASSMATRTATLAVQPATLGQELNLNNQQTMNADSPTSSNEVVVKCVDDAGNTLVKDMILQGEVGKVYTIKPATIANYQYTKLANGSAPINGTFSKGTLTVTLVYTKVPVAQRTVNVKYVDEHGNEIAPATTLIGTVGGSYTAVPANVKNYEYAHLAANSAPEKGSFTANPQTVTFVYTEKPAAQGSVTERFVDEAGKRIAPDKTLTGQVGDLYEARPIEISDYAFSRVAQGSAPAGNAFINGNVIVTFVYKQVPATQGSVTVRYVDENGNELAPNKVLTGQSGSAYTTGPITINGYRYVRLAADSAAASGTFPKDTGLVVSFVYTKPAIPVTPTTPETSTVPSTSSQSATTEVITPSAQRRLPNTNEKHEYGIAAVGLALLSLMGLGSTQLFRKAKRQ
- a CDS encoding ABC transporter permease, coding for MITLLKQEIYKLMKRPSLVVFIILLFCFQLAVALIAMKYPNLLNIKATFVSNFFAPVLIVFYMIAVGSTQLSSEIQYGTLKTLLYRQYSFAQILLSKWLALLIGVILLYVSSACMSVIIKILVLNNQFALNAHVWQLWSLNIVATFLTLLFLLCFVELIATLFENSTPAIIVGISAYFVISIFNQLMFMMIDQHPWLKWNPVNMLNLGEQIGNQQLSRMTQLTLGQITVGYVVYIGCFLLAGLFIFKKRNSN
- a CDS encoding ATP-binding cassette domain-containing protein; the encoded protein is MLKVEQLDKWFGRHQVLHKISFEIKPGHILGLIGANGAGKTTIMKAILGISSFAGHISLNDAPISMNEHKPLVNVGALIEYPGLYPYLTGREQLTLFANGTNRKAKVDAIVAALQLEQFVDVKAKKYSLGMRQKLGIALAFLNQPELVILDEPMNGLDPEATMTLRKLILQQKAQGVSFLISSHILSELQKIVDDVVIIKQGHIVANATTEAILAANQRFLLIQTDHDHVAQRTLKQHGYEVQQTASALKVKLDSATSINALLKILWDHQLKINRITETQGDLESSLLAVLEDQNIDSEVL